One window from the genome of Jeotgalibaca sp. MA1X17-3 encodes:
- a CDS encoding preprotein translocase subunit YajC, translated as MDHCDHCFRPRIHSHSGSPTTRPKKEKDSFLQFQNKLKVGDFIVMASGIFGEIVAIEETKYKIAIDHQTIIEVMPGSIVGIDRAKQDALK; from the coding sequence TTGGATCATTGTGATCATTGTTTCCGTCCTAGGATTCATAGTCATTCCGGTTCTCCAACAACGAGGCCAAAAAAAGAAAAAGATTCTTTCCTTCAATTTCAAAATAAATTGAAGGTAGGAGATTTTATAGTGATGGCCTCTGGTATTTTTGGCGAAATCGTTGCTATAGAAGAAACAAAATATAAAATAGCAATTGATCATCAAACTATTATAGAGGTTATGCCAGGCTCTATTGTTGGAATTGATAGAGCAAAGCAAGATGCGCTTAAGTAA
- a CDS encoding PTS system mannose/fructose/sorbose family transporter subunit IID, which produces MESDKSKVPQLTKKDYLITSLRSYFLQSSFNYTTYQGHSYAYTIFPALKKIYAGKPDELKMVLKENIEFYNTNPQTVPFITNLQLSMIDQGESLEDARSAKLALMGPLSGIGDSVAQFGLAPLLSALFAGMALEGITSAPILFLLFLVGSLMAFKVGIGSLGYRLGTSVIETLSEQINKISRAATIVGMTVISGLAVNVIKTNITLQFSTTLDTGEQQVIAFQTILDQILPKMLPALLVIGVYYLIKKYNWTTYKIIGLLIVLGMVGSILGILG; this is translated from the coding sequence ATGGAATCTGATAAGTCAAAGGTGCCTCAATTAACCAAAAAAGATTATCTTATTACTTCTTTACGATCTTATTTCTTACAAAGTTCATTTAACTATACAACGTACCAAGGACATAGTTACGCGTATACGATTTTCCCAGCACTAAAAAAAATATATGCTGGGAAACCGGATGAATTAAAAATGGTTCTCAAAGAAAATATAGAATTTTATAATACGAATCCACAAACGGTGCCGTTTATCACAAACCTTCAATTATCCATGATCGATCAAGGAGAAAGCCTAGAAGATGCTCGTTCTGCTAAACTAGCATTGATGGGTCCCTTGTCTGGTATTGGTGACTCTGTTGCTCAATTTGGACTTGCTCCCTTGCTCTCTGCTTTATTTGCAGGGATGGCATTAGAGGGAATTACTTCTGCTCCTATCCTATTTCTACTATTTTTAGTAGGTAGTTTAATGGCTTTTAAAGTAGGAATAGGTTCTTTAGGATATCGATTAGGTACGAGTGTGATTGAGACACTAAGTGAGCAAATTAATAAAATTTCGAGAGCAGCTACAATTGTTGGGATGACTGTTATTTCAGGATTAGCTGTAAACGTTATAAAAACAAATATAACCCTTCAATTTTCGACGACACTGGATACAGGGGAGCAACAAGTCATTGCTTTCCAAACCATTCTTGATCAAATTCTTCCAAAAATGTTACCAGCATTGTTAGTCATTGGAGTGTACTATTTAATTAAAAAATATAACTGGACGACTTATAAAATTATCGGCCTATTGATTGTTCTAGGAATGGTAGGTTCTATCCTAGGAATCTTAGGGTGA